In Hevea brasiliensis isolate MT/VB/25A 57/8 unplaced genomic scaffold, ASM3005281v1 Scaf427, whole genome shotgun sequence, a genomic segment contains:
- the LOC110653219 gene encoding uncharacterized protein LOC110653219 has protein sequence MGDSLRTALSMENHHPSTLLSMDSSASSHEELDLEMNCQIILSRPPDINLPLSAERSPPPQSWNSEPCDILDVGLGQKVYETESFLNVPKVGRKCAKRVDSIWGAWFFFSFYFKPVLNEKSKAKITWDSNGVSGFDKSDLKLDVFMVQHDMENMYMWIFKERPENALGKMQLRSYMNGHSRQGERPFPFSVDKGFVRSHRMQRKHYRGLSNPQCVHGIEVVPSPNLMGFDEDDKKRWMELTGRDLNFTILPEASDFSSWRNLPNTDFELERPPPPIKSASNSHSNKLLNGSGLNLSTQPSSHSNGDGTDISPVSSKRRKDFFPHGSDDDCYLAVSPPSDRMADIELQPNEQPQWLHDFSGVMKNAYGPVTAAKTIYEDEEGYLIIISLPFVDLQRVKVSWRNTLTHGIIKVSGVSLSRMPFIKRHDRTFQLTDPASEHCPPGEFVREIPLSTRIPEDANIKAYYDGPGSVLEILVPKLREGPEEHEVPVCLRPHLGGNDLMLT, from the coding sequence ATGGGAGATTCTCTCCGCACAGCCTTGTCAATGGAGAATCATCACCCATCCACGCTTTTGTCAATGGATTCCAGTGCCTCCTCTCACGAAGAATTGGATTTGGAGATGAATTGTCAAATCATACTTTCCCGTCCACCTGATATCAATTTACCCCTGTCTGCCGAGCGTAGTCCTCCACCACAGTCATGGAATTCAGAACCATGTGATATATTAGATGTTGGACTTGGTCAGAAGGTTTATGAGACTGAGAGTTTCCTTAATGTCCCCAAGGTTGGAAGGAAATGCGCCAAACGGGTTGATAGTATTTGGGGTGCTTggtttttctttagtttctacttTAAACCTGTTTTGAATGAGAAATCAAAGGCCAAGATTACCTGGGACAGCAATGGAGTTTCTGGATTCGACAAATCGGATCTCAAACTTGACGTATTCATGGTTCAGCATGACATGGAGAACATGTACATGTGGATTTTCAAGGAGAGGCCTGAGAATGCATTGGGTAAGATGCAGCTGAGGAGCTACATGAATGGACATTCTCGTCAAGGGGAGCGTCCCTTTCCATTTAGTGTGGATAAGGGTTTTGTCCGATCACACAGAATGCAGCGGAAGCATTATAGGGGACTGTCAAATCCTCAGTGTGTGCATGGAATTGAAGTTGTTCCCTCACCCAATCTCATGGGTTTTGATGAGGATGATAAGAAAAGATGGATGGAACTCACAGGCAGGGATTTGAACTTCACAATCTTACCTGAAGCCAGTGATTTCAGTTCTTGGAGAAACCTTCCGAACACAGATTTCGAGCTTGAGAGGCCACCTCCTCCTATAAAGAGTGCCTCTAATTCTCACTCAAACAAGCTGCTCAATGGGTCTGGGCTCAATTTGTCAACTCAGCCATCCAGCCATAGCAACGGTGATGGGACAGACATATCACCTGTCAGCAGCAAAAGAAGGAAGGACTTTTTCCCACATGGAAGTGATGATGATTGTTATTTGGCTGTTAGTCCTCCTTCTGATCGGATGGCAGATATAGAACTTCAGCCAAATGAGCAGCCACAATGGTTGCATGATTTTAGTGGGGTTATGAAGAACGCTTATGGGCCAGTGACTGCAGCAAAAACAATCTATGAGGATGAAGAAGGTTACTTGATTATTATCAGTTTGCCTTTTGTGGATCTGCAGAGGGTGAAGGTCTCTTGGAGAAATACACTTACTCATGGTATAATTAAGGTATCTGGTGTGAGCTTATCTCGCATGCCATTCATCAAGAGACATGATAGGACATTCCAACTTACAGATCCAGCTTCTGAGCATTGCCCACCCGGGGAGTTTGTTAGAGAAATCCCACTTTCAACTAGAATTCCTGAGGATGCTAACATAAAAGCATATTATGATGGGCCAGGATCTGTGCTGGAGATTCTAGTGCCTAAACTTCGCGAGGGACCAGAAGAGCATGAGGTTCCTGTTTGCCTTCGTCCTCACCTCGGAGGCAATGATCTCATGTTAACTTGA